The Candidatus Manganitrophaceae bacterium sequence GAGTAGCCGATGCCGAAATCATCGATCGAGAACCGAATCCCGGTCCGATGCAGCTCTGCCAGGATCTCCTGCGCGCGCGCGGGATCGGTCATGATCGCACTCTCCGTGATCTCGAACTCAATTTGATCGGGCAAAAGTCCGCTCGACGCCAGGAGGCTTCTCACGAGGTCGGGAAGGTCCGGGTTTAACAGGTTTCTGACCGAGAGATTGGCAGAGACGGTGAGTGCAAAACCGGCCTGCCGCCACGCCGCGCATTGACTGATCGCCGCCTGCACCACCCATCGGGTCAGCGGATGGATGAGGCCCGATTGCTCCGCCGCTCCGATGAACTGATCCGGCCGGATCATTCCTTGAACCGGGTGCTTCCATCGCACCAAGGCCTCCACCCCAAACACCTCGCGGCGCTTCAAGTTCATCTTCGGCTGATAGTGAAGGAACAGATGATCCTGCTCGATCGCCTGGCGCAGCTCCGCCATCAAGGAAAGGCGCTGTGGATTGTACCGATCGAGCTCCGGCGCATAGACGAGATGGCCGCTGCGCCCCTGCTTCGCCGCATACATCGCCACATCGGCGCGCCGGATCAGCGTATCCGGATCGGCCCCCTGATCGGGATAGAGTGCAATCCCAATACTGGTTTCAACCGCAATGGGAATCCCTTCAATCACAAAGGGGGCGTCGAGGGCCCGGGTAATCTTTCCGATCACCCGTTGGATGTCGTCGTAGCTGTGTAGTTTGGTCAGCAATATTGCGAACTCATCTCCCCCCAGACGCGCGACGATATCCCGGTCGAAGATCGTCTTCTGAAGGCGCGCGCCCAGATGCTGCAGCAGGAGATCGCCCCGGTGATGGCCCAGCGTATCGTTGATCTCCCTGAAACGATCGAGATCCATCAGCAGCAGCGCCATATGGGTGGTCTCGTCCGGATCGGATCTCATGAACTCGACGAGGTGATCATAGAGCTTGTTCCGGTTCGGCAGGCCGGTGAGGGCGTCATAAAAAGCGATCTTCTGGATGATCTCTTCCGTCTTTTTCCGCTCGCCGATGTCCCGCGCGATCCCCAGGATCGAATCAATTTCTCCTGCCTCATTCTTCAGCGGAACCATCCGGATACTCATCCAGGTCGTCTGCTGATGGAAGGTCAGCTCCTCTTCGCTGTAGAGCGGCTCGCCGGTCTCAATGATCTTCCGGAGGTTCTTCTTCTGGATCTCGGCGACCGGCGGCGTGAAGAACGCATCATGTCTCTTTCCGACGATCTCTTCCGGAAAGCGCCCCAGCTGCCAAGCGGCAAAGCTATTTACATATTGGAGCGTCCCCTCGGGGCTGATTAAAAAAATCGCATCCTGTGCCGCTTCAGCCAACGCACGATACTGCGCTTCGCTCTTCCGCACCGACTCCTCGGCCTGTTTGTGCTGGGTGATGTCCTCGGCGATTCCGATGATACGATAGATCCGCTCCAATTTATCTTTAACCGGGAAGGCGCGATCGTGGATCCAGCGAATGGCGCCATCCGGCCGGATGATCCGATACTCTTCATCATAGGTGCCGAGCACCGCACGGGAGACGGCTGCTTTTTCAATCCGGCCCCGATCGTCGGGATGGATGGCATCGAGCCAGGAGACCGGGCGCCGGTAAAGGCTCTCACAGCTGCGGCCCCAGACCTTCTCATAACCGGGGCTGATATAGAGCATCTCCTTCATATCGGGAACGGTCATCCAGAATACCTCGGTGATATTCTCGGCCAACTGCCGAAAACGCCCCTCACTTTGCTGAAGCGCCTCTTCCACCGCTTTACGCCGAGTGACATCTTCCGCAATGCCGGCCAGCCGATAGATTTTACCTTTTTCGTCCTTAATCGGAAAGGTGCGCGCCCAGATCCACCGAAGGGTCCCGTCCGGTCGGACAATCCGGTATTCGGCTTCAAAGTGGGTCGGACGCTGCGCGAGTTGCTGCAGCACCTGCGTCCGATCGTCCGGATGGATTCCTTCAAGCCAGGAGCGGGGATCGTCATAGAGGCTCCGGCAGGAGCGGCCCCAGACCTTTTCATAGGTCGGGCTGATATAGAGCATCGCGGTCACCGCTGCATCGGTCAGGAAGAAAACCTCCTGGATGTTTTCGGCCAGCTGGCGGAAGTGCTCT is a genomic window containing:
- a CDS encoding EAL domain-containing protein, giving the protein MGKSLRVLILHDAGNDVELIVRTLESGGNAVTFKQIETPESMRAALDRDGWDLIVSDVMMLRFSGFAALALIQEKEIDLPLIIVSGRTGEETAVDLLKAGADDYIPKDNLTRLVPAVKRALREGEGRRAQRETQNALRQNEEHFRQLAENIQEVFFLTDAAVTAMLYISPTYEKVWGRSCRSLYDDPRSWLEGIHPDDRTQVLQQLAQRPTHFEAEYRIVRPDGTLRWIWARTFPIKDEKGKIYRLAGIAEDVTRRKAVEEALQQSEGRFRQLAENITEVFWMTVPDMKEMLYISPGYEKVWGRSCESLYRRPVSWLDAIHPDDRGRIEKAAVSRAVLGTYDEEYRIIRPDGAIRWIHDRAFPVKDKLERIYRIIGIAEDITQHKQAEESVRKSEAQYRALAEAAQDAIFLISPEGTLQYVNSFAAWQLGRFPEEIVGKRHDAFFTPPVAEIQKKNLRKIIETGEPLYSEEELTFHQQTTWMSIRMVPLKNEAGEIDSILGIARDIGERKKTEEIIQKIAFYDALTGLPNRNKLYDHLVEFMRSDPDETTHMALLLMDLDRFREINDTLGHHRGDLLLQHLGARLQKTIFDRDIVARLGGDEFAILLTKLHSYDDIQRVIGKITRALDAPFVIEGIPIAVETSIGIALYPDQGADPDTLIRRADVAMYAAKQGRSGHLVYAPELDRYNPQRLSLMAELRQAIEQDHLFLHYQPKMNLKRREVFGVEALVRWKHPVQGMIRPDQFIGAAEQSGLIHPLTRWVVQAAISQCAAWRQAGFALTVSANLSVRNLLNPDLPDLVRSLLASSGLLPDQIEFEITESAIMTDPARAQEILAELHRTGIRFSIDDFGIGYSSLSYLQKLPVDAVKIDKSFVMRMQEKEGDRTIVRSTIDLAHNLGLKVIAEGVENQSILDQLTEMGCDAAQGYFISRPISHEALTQWLKHPPRF